CGTGTCAAATCAACAGCAAACCTGCGCTGGACAGACAATCATGGCCAAGATCAAGGACATTAAAACCACCACCGAGACCTCGTGAATCGACCCAATCAGCCCATTTGCAAGGGGGTTTACCTCCTTCCGAATCTCTTCACCACAGCCAGTCTGTTCTCCGGATTTCTCGGGATCATCTGGGCCATTGAAGGTTTATTCGTCCACTGCGCCCTGGCCATTCTCGTCAGTTGTGTCCTTGACGGCTTGGACGGGATGGTCGCCAGGCTGACACGTTCCAGCAGCGATTTTGGTGTTCAACTGGATTCCCTGGCCGATCTGGTCGCCTTTGGCGTGACGCCGGCAATCATGGTCTACATGTGGCAATTGCAGAACTATGGGCGACTGGGGTTACTGGCGTCATTCCTGATTGTGGCCTGTGGAGCACTGCGCCTGGCCAGATTCAATGTCCAATGCGGCAAGGTCTCTCAGAAATACTTTATTGGATTGCCGATTCCGGCGGCGGCCTGCGTATTGGCCACCCTGGTTCTGTTCAGCACGCAATCCCCGGCTTTTCTTGAAGGCACCTACGGCATGATCACTCTGGTTTTGGTTTACGTGCTCTCGTTTCTGATGGTCAGCCGGGTTCGTTATCCGTCCTTGAAAGAATTCGACGGAATTCGAACGTACCCCTTCCGAACCACAGTGGTGGCCATGTTGATTTTTGTGGTTATCGCCTCCGAGCCGAAAATCATCGGGTTTTTATTCTTTCTGGCCTATTTGCTTTCAGGCCTCATCCTCTCCTTCCTCATCCTCCCTTATCGCAAAGTCCGCCTGCTAGGGGAGTCCCACCAAGAACTCCCGTAAACAAACCACCCCCCCACTCATCGTTTTTCTTGATTTCTCTGCCTGCTTCGTGAACAGTTCGCGTTTACGCGATGTTGTTCCGAGAATGAGCGTGGATTTGCAGCCTCTGAAATACGAACCGCCCGCTACGCTCAAGGCACGGGGGACGCCAAGAAGATTTTTCTGCTTCCGCTGGAAAGATGCGGATACGCGATGGTTCATTTCTTAGGAAAAACAGGTTGACAAATTTCATGTAGGGGCGGCCCTCGCGGCCGCCCTGGGTGGGAGAGTCATTGAGGAGGAGCGCCGAATAAGCGATCATCCGTGCCGCCATGTTGATATGGGCGAAGGGCAGGCGCAAGGCCTGCCCCTACGGCCTGTCGCAGGTCCGGTGACGCAACCGCATGGGCTGTGCAGTCAGAAAAATGTCAACCTATTGAGAACCAACTCCAAATTCTTCTAACATAACGAGGATACCATGAGCGATTCACGAGTACTTTTTTTCGATACCACGTTGCGTGACGGGGAGCAGTCGCCTGGTGCGACCATGAGCATGCCGGAAAAGATCCGGTTGGCCCGGCAACTGGAGATTCTGGGCGTGGACATTATCGAGGCCGGTTTCCCGGCTGCCAGCCAGGGGGATTTCGAGGCGGTCCAGGCCATCAGCCGCGCGGTCGCTGAATGTCAGGTGGCCGGGCTGTGCCGGGCCACACCCGGAGACATCGACCGGGCCTGGGAGGCGATCAAGGACGGTGCCAATCCGCGCATTCATACCTTTCTGGCCACATCTGCGCTGCACATGGAGTACAAGCTGCGCAAGACACCGGAGCAGGTTTTGGAAATGGCCGAGGACGCGGTGCGTCACGCGACACAATACACTGCAAACGTGGAATTTTCCGCGGAGGATGCTTCCCGCTCGGAGTGGGATTTCCTGGCCACGGTAGTGGAGCGGGTCATTACCGCCGGGGCTCGGACCATCAACATCCCGGACACGGTGGGCTATGCCCAGCCTGATGAATTTGCAGCATTGATCCGTTATCTGTTGGAAAAGGTACCTAACAGCGATAAGGCTGTTTTCAGCGTGCATTGCCACAATGATCTGGGCCTTGGCGTGGCCAACACGTTGGCTGCGTTACGCGCCGGAGCAAGACAGGCCGAAGTGACCTTAAGCGGTATCGGCGAGCGGGCCGGGAACGCGGCCCTGGAAGAGGTGGTCATGGCTCTGAACGTGCGCAAGGACGTCTACAACCTGACCACGACCATCAAGACTGAGCAGCTCTTCCCTTCCTGCCGTCTGCTTTCCCTGATCATCGGTCGGCCCATTCCCGCGAACAAGGCCGTGGTCGGCTCCAATGCCTTTGCGCATGAATCCGGTATCCACCAGGACGGGATGCTCAAACATCGCTCCACCTACGAAATCATGACTCCGGAAAGCATTGGCCGCTCCGGCACGGAAATGGTCATGGGCAAACATTCCGGTCGCCACGCCTTGAAAAAGCGGTTGGAGGAGTTGGGCTACCGGCTGGAAGAGGACCAGGTTGATCTTGTCTTTCAGGCCTTGAAGCGTTTGGCGGACAAGAAGGAACAGATTGCAACCGAGGATATCGAAGCCCTGGTTTTGGAAGAAATCTATCGTATCCCGGACAAGTACAAGCTGCTTTATTTGAGCGTGCTTTCCGGAAACATGGCCATACCCACCGCGGCCATGAAGCTGGAGGTGGACGGCCAGGAGAAGCAACTGGCGGACTTCGGCGTGGGCCCCATCGACGCGGTTTTCCATACCATTGCCAAGCTCTGTTGCCGGGATCCCAAGCTGTTGCAGTTCTCGGTCAACGCCATTACCGGAGGGACGGACGCCCAGGGTGAGGTCACCGTGCGCATCGAGGAGCAGGGGGCTTCAGCCGTGGGCCGAGGCGCTGATCCGGACATCATCGTGGCCAGCGCAAAGGCCTATTTGAATGCGCTGAACCGTATCGCCAAAAAAATGGAGGACAAGATATGCCCCAAACCTTAGCAGAAAAAATTCTCCAGGGTCGCACCAGCGATCCGATCACCGGGCCGGGCCAGATCGTCCGGACCCGGTTGTCCTCGGTCCTGGCCAACGACATCACCGCGCCTTTGGCCATCAAGTCCTTCGAAGCCATGGGCGCGACCAAGGTTTTTGACCCTGAAAAGGTCTTCCTGGTCTGCGATCATTTCACCCCGAACAAGGACATCGACTCGGCCCAGCAGGTCAAGGTGGTTCGGGATTTCGCACGCAAGATGGGCGTGGTTCACTTTTACGACGGCGGCGATTCCGGGGTGGAGCATGCCTTGTTGCCGGAGCTGGGACTGGTGGGCCCGGGCGACGTGATCGTGGGTGCGGACAGCCATACCTGCACATACGGCGGCCTGGGCGCCTTTGCCACGGGCATGGGCAGCACGGATGTGGCCGCGGCCATGGCTCTGGGGGAAACATGGTTCAAGGTTCCGCCCACGATTCGGGCCATTTTCACCGGAGTCATGCCCGAACACCTGGAAGCCAAGGATTTGATCCTGCTGTTGATCGGCAAGATCGGCGTGGCCGGAGCCACCTACAAGGCCCTGGAATTCGACGGCCCGTTGATTTCGGCCATGGACGTGGAAGGCCGGATGACCATGGCCAACATGGCCATCGAGGCCGGGGGCAAGGCCGGGCTGTTTGCCGCGGACGACAAGACCCTGGCCTATGCCAAGGCTGCCGGGTTCGCCGATGCCGCGGCCATTGCCCCGGACCCGGGCGCGGTTTACGAGCAGGAACTGACCTTTAACGTCTCCGGCCTCTCGCCCCAGATCGCCTGCCCGCACCTGCCGGACAACGTCCGGCCCGTGGAAGAGGTGGCGGACGTGGCCGTGGATCAGGTGGTCATCGGCTCCTGCACCAACGGCCGGATCAACGATTTGCGCCGGGCTGCCGAACTGCTCAAGGGGCGCAAGGCTGCCAAGGGCCTGCGTCTGATCATTCTCCCGGCCACGCCAAAGATCTACAAACAGGCCCTGAGCGAGGGACTGCTGGAGATTTTCATGGATGCGGGTGCCGTTGTCGGCCCGCCCACCTGTGGCCCCTGTCTGGGCGGGCACATGGGCATCCTGGCTTCCGGGGAAAAGGTCCTGGCCACCACCAATCGCAACTTCAAAGGCCGGATGGGAAGCCTGGAAAGTGAAGTCTATCTGGCCGGCGCGGGCGTGGCCGCGGCCACGGCGATTGCCGGGCGGATTACCCATCCCAGGGATATTTGATCGGATATCTGGAAGGAGAAGAGTCATGATCCTGCCCCAAACCTCGCCAAATGAGCACTTCACCTACGGCCTGTATCGAACCTGGCCGGAGGATGAGCGCTGGGAGTTGATTGACGGTCAGGCCCATGCCATGACTCCGGCCCCCGGTCCGCTGCATCAGGAGGTTGTCGTGGGTCTGCTCCGCGTCCTGGACGATTTTTTCCGCGTCCGGGGCTGCAAGGTTTACGTGGCCCCTTTGGATGTCCGCCTACCGGACTCGGCCGGACAGGCCGACGACGACACACCCACGGTGGTCCAGCCGGATCTGCTGGTGGTCTGCGATTCCCGGAAGGTGGACGCCCTGGGGGTGCGCGGGGCACCCGATCTGGTGGCGGAGGTGCTTTCCCCGTCCACGGCCTACAGGGACGAGACGGACAAGCTGCTGCTCTACGAGCGGCATGGGGTGCGGGAATACTGGATCGTCAACCCGCGAACCGGTCGGGTGGCCGTGCATGCCCTGAACACCTCCGGCATGTATGGCAAACCAACCGTTTACCTGAATACCGAAACGTTGCGCAGCGTGGCCTTTCCGGAGCTGTGGGTGGAGCTTTCCACCGTTTTCGGCGCAATTGCATACTAAGGAGAAACCATGAGTTATACAGGAGCGGCCCGCAAGGTCGGAACCAATATCGACACGGACGCCATCATCCCGGCCCGGTTTCTGGTCACCACCGACCCTCTAGAGCTGGGCAAGAACTGTTTTGAGGGGTTGGAGCCAGGCTGGATCAATCGGGTGCATAAGGGTGACATCCTGGTGGCCGGTCCGAATTTCGGCTGCGGCTCGTCCCGGGAACACGCGCCCATCGCCATTCTCGGCGCGGGCATTCCCGTGGTTTTGGCCCACAGTTTCGCCCGGATTTTTTATCGAAACGGCTTTAACATGGGCCTGACTCTGCTGGAGATCGGCGACGCCGCGGATACCATCAATGAAGGCGACCAACTGGAGGTGGATCCGGAGAGCGGCCTGATATGCAACCTGACCCAAGATACGGACATCCCCTGCACCCCGGTCCCGCCGTTCATGCAGGAAATTCTGGCCCAGGGCGGTCTGGTGGGATACGTGCGCA
This Desulfonatronum thioautotrophicum DNA region includes the following protein-coding sequences:
- the pssA gene encoding CDP-diacylglycerol--serine O-phosphatidyltransferase, with product MNRPNQPICKGVYLLPNLFTTASLFSGFLGIIWAIEGLFVHCALAILVSCVLDGLDGMVARLTRSSSDFGVQLDSLADLVAFGVTPAIMVYMWQLQNYGRLGLLASFLIVACGALRLARFNVQCGKVSQKYFIGLPIPAAACVLATLVLFSTQSPAFLEGTYGMITLVLVYVLSFLMVSRVRYPSLKEFDGIRTYPFRTTVVAMLIFVVIASEPKIIGFLFFLAYLLSGLILSFLILPYRKVRLLGESHQELP
- a CDS encoding 2-isopropylmalate synthase, translated to MSDSRVLFFDTTLRDGEQSPGATMSMPEKIRLARQLEILGVDIIEAGFPAASQGDFEAVQAISRAVAECQVAGLCRATPGDIDRAWEAIKDGANPRIHTFLATSALHMEYKLRKTPEQVLEMAEDAVRHATQYTANVEFSAEDASRSEWDFLATVVERVITAGARTINIPDTVGYAQPDEFAALIRYLLEKVPNSDKAVFSVHCHNDLGLGVANTLAALRAGARQAEVTLSGIGERAGNAALEEVVMALNVRKDVYNLTTTIKTEQLFPSCRLLSLIIGRPIPANKAVVGSNAFAHESGIHQDGMLKHRSTYEIMTPESIGRSGTEMVMGKHSGRHALKKRLEELGYRLEEDQVDLVFQALKRLADKKEQIATEDIEALVLEEIYRIPDKYKLLYLSVLSGNMAIPTAAMKLEVDGQEKQLADFGVGPIDAVFHTIAKLCCRDPKLLQFSVNAITGGTDAQGEVTVRIEEQGASAVGRGADPDIIVASAKAYLNALNRIAKKMEDKICPKP
- a CDS encoding 3-isopropylmalate dehydratase large subunit, which produces MPQTLAEKILQGRTSDPITGPGQIVRTRLSSVLANDITAPLAIKSFEAMGATKVFDPEKVFLVCDHFTPNKDIDSAQQVKVVRDFARKMGVVHFYDGGDSGVEHALLPELGLVGPGDVIVGADSHTCTYGGLGAFATGMGSTDVAAAMALGETWFKVPPTIRAIFTGVMPEHLEAKDLILLLIGKIGVAGATYKALEFDGPLISAMDVEGRMTMANMAIEAGGKAGLFAADDKTLAYAKAAGFADAAAIAPDPGAVYEQELTFNVSGLSPQIACPHLPDNVRPVEEVADVAVDQVVIGSCTNGRINDLRRAAELLKGRKAAKGLRLIILPATPKIYKQALSEGLLEIFMDAGAVVGPPTCGPCLGGHMGILASGEKVLATTNRNFKGRMGSLESEVYLAGAGVAAATAIAGRITHPRDI
- a CDS encoding Uma2 family endonuclease encodes the protein MILPQTSPNEHFTYGLYRTWPEDERWELIDGQAHAMTPAPGPLHQEVVVGLLRVLDDFFRVRGCKVYVAPLDVRLPDSAGQADDDTPTVVQPDLLVVCDSRKVDALGVRGAPDLVAEVLSPSTAYRDETDKLLLYERHGVREYWIVNPRTGRVAVHALNTSGMYGKPTVYLNTETLRSVAFPELWVELSTVFGAIAY
- a CDS encoding 3-isopropylmalate dehydratase small subunit is translated as MSYTGAARKVGTNIDTDAIIPARFLVTTDPLELGKNCFEGLEPGWINRVHKGDILVAGPNFGCGSSREHAPIAILGAGIPVVLAHSFARIFYRNGFNMGLTLLEIGDAADTINEGDQLEVDPESGLICNLTQDTDIPCTPVPPFMQEILAQGGLVGYVRRQMAEAR